From Streptomyces sp. HUAS MG91, the proteins below share one genomic window:
- a CDS encoding extracellular solute-binding protein — protein MRRRRFLLRTAGLSGAGALALSGCGAGGDDDADTLDVLLAGYDGTVGTSIEKRWNAAVRAFEKKHPAITVKVERVPFLKLDATLARRVKDGRAPDISEGNFFAPYAEEGMLYSADQLFDIPVQANFISSFADAGKVDSVQYGLPTQASAPRLFYNKALFQQAGLTRAPASWAELRSCADALRRIGVATPYALTFGPEAAEDELLAWLLAGDGGYASVSGYDFASTENVATLTWLRDKLVVPGLAGADPAKLTRTQAYAQFLQGRAGMLLAHPVLLSAATQAGLKFATAPFPKRDGDGAAPPVGLNDWLMAFKANDRLPAAKKFLTFLFTSPAARTYGSDTGTLPATASDSDELQEDPSMRALWPFAHALPDAEFHPVGLRSWATVRGAVRQRIGQAVAPGNSPSHVLEALDQVGSSALRSSA, from the coding sequence ATGCGGCGACGGCGGTTCCTGCTCCGGACGGCGGGCCTGAGCGGGGCGGGCGCCCTGGCGCTGAGCGGCTGCGGCGCGGGCGGCGACGACGACGCGGACACGCTGGACGTACTGCTCGCCGGTTACGACGGCACGGTCGGCACGTCCATCGAGAAGCGGTGGAACGCCGCGGTGCGCGCCTTCGAGAAGAAGCACCCGGCGATCACGGTGAAGGTGGAGCGCGTCCCCTTCCTCAAGCTGGACGCCACGCTCGCCCGCCGGGTCAAGGACGGCCGCGCCCCCGACATCTCCGAGGGCAACTTCTTCGCGCCGTACGCCGAGGAGGGCATGCTCTACTCGGCCGACCAGCTCTTCGACATCCCGGTGCAGGCGAACTTCATCAGCTCGTTCGCCGACGCGGGCAAGGTCGACTCCGTCCAGTACGGCCTCCCGACGCAGGCCAGCGCGCCGCGCCTGTTCTACAACAAGGCCCTGTTCCAGCAGGCCGGACTCACCCGGGCGCCCGCCTCCTGGGCCGAACTGCGCTCGTGCGCCGACGCGTTGCGGCGGATCGGGGTCGCCACCCCGTACGCGCTCACCTTCGGCCCCGAGGCCGCCGAGGACGAGCTGCTCGCCTGGCTGCTCGCGGGCGACGGCGGCTACGCGTCGGTGTCCGGGTACGACTTCGCGTCCACGGAGAACGTGGCGACGCTGACCTGGCTGCGCGACAAGCTCGTCGTGCCGGGCCTCGCGGGCGCCGACCCGGCGAAGCTCACCCGCACCCAGGCGTACGCGCAGTTCCTCCAGGGCCGGGCCGGGATGCTGCTCGCCCACCCGGTGCTGCTCTCCGCGGCCACGCAGGCGGGCCTGAAGTTCGCCACCGCGCCCTTCCCCAAGCGGGACGGCGACGGGGCCGCGCCGCCGGTCGGGCTGAACGACTGGCTGATGGCGTTCAAGGCGAACGACCGGCTGCCGGCGGCGAAGAAGTTCCTGACCTTCCTGTTCACCTCACCGGCCGCCCGCACCTACGGCTCGGACACCGGCACCCTGCCGGCGACGGCGAGCGACTCCGACGAACTGCAGGAGGACCCCTCGATGCGGGCGCTGTGGCCGTTCGCGCACGCGTTGCCGGACGCCGAGTTCCATCCGGTGGGGCTGCGGTCGTGGGCCACTGTCCGGGGCGCGGTGCGGCAGCGGATCGGGCAGGCCGTGGCGCCCGGGAACAGCCCCTCGCACGTGCTGGAGGCGCTGGACCAGGTGGGGTCCAGCGCCCTGAGATCCAGCGCCTGA
- a CDS encoding MFS transporter: MTSTAATDRRRWFALAIVMTAAFMDLVDVTIVNVALPTIQHDEGATSGQIQWITAGYALAFAALLITGGRLGDVFGRKRLFLLGIGGFTVASALCGFAVNPEMLVASRILQGGMAAMMVPQVLSIVHATFPAHERGKVFGLFGAIVGLGAVTGPLLGALLTEWNIAGLEWRPIFLINLPVGIAALVLGSRVITESKAPRALKLDLVGVVLVTLAMLALVYPLTEGHENGWPVWGYVMMAASVLIVGVLVAYERAKTRRDGSPLIELSLFKVKSFAAGIAVQTVFGVTTGIFFLTWTLYMQLGLGWSPLRAGLTGVPFSIAVSVAAGISVQKLVPRFGRGVLQAGALLMAAGVLIYVWQAGHYGLGIASWQMALPLVVMGLGMGLIVAPLTDAVLSEVPREHAGSASGLINTVMQMGNALGLSLVSVVFFNVVEDHAAQGSAAFVDGFRSALLWAAGILVGIFLLMFALPRRAASDGPAETAEPDAERELVAAP, translated from the coding sequence ATGACCTCAACCGCAGCAACCGACCGCCGTCGTTGGTTCGCCCTCGCCATCGTCATGACGGCGGCGTTCATGGACCTCGTGGACGTCACGATCGTGAACGTCGCCCTGCCCACCATCCAGCACGACGAGGGCGCCACCTCGGGCCAGATCCAGTGGATAACCGCCGGGTACGCGCTCGCCTTCGCGGCCCTGCTCATCACCGGCGGCCGGCTCGGCGACGTCTTCGGCCGCAAGCGGCTCTTCCTGCTCGGCATCGGCGGCTTCACCGTCGCCTCGGCGCTGTGCGGGTTCGCGGTGAACCCGGAGATGCTGGTCGCCTCCCGGATCCTCCAGGGCGGCATGGCGGCGATGATGGTGCCGCAGGTCCTGTCGATCGTGCACGCCACCTTCCCCGCGCACGAACGCGGCAAGGTCTTCGGACTGTTCGGCGCGATCGTCGGACTCGGCGCGGTGACCGGGCCGCTGCTGGGCGCGCTGCTCACCGAGTGGAACATCGCGGGTCTGGAGTGGCGCCCGATCTTCCTGATCAACCTGCCGGTCGGCATCGCCGCCCTCGTCCTCGGCTCCCGCGTCATCACCGAGTCGAAGGCGCCCCGGGCGCTGAAGCTGGACCTGGTCGGCGTCGTCCTGGTCACCCTCGCGATGCTCGCGCTCGTCTACCCGCTGACCGAGGGCCACGAGAACGGCTGGCCGGTCTGGGGGTACGTGATGATGGCGGCCTCGGTGCTGATCGTCGGCGTCCTCGTCGCGTACGAGCGGGCCAAGACCCGGCGCGACGGCTCCCCGCTCATCGAGCTGTCCCTGTTCAAGGTGAAGAGCTTCGCGGCGGGCATCGCCGTGCAGACCGTCTTCGGCGTCACCACCGGCATCTTCTTCCTGACCTGGACGCTCTACATGCAGCTCGGCCTCGGCTGGAGCCCGCTGCGGGCGGGCCTGACCGGAGTGCCGTTCTCCATCGCGGTGTCCGTCGCCGCCGGGATCTCGGTACAGAAGCTGGTGCCGCGCTTCGGCCGCGGAGTGCTCCAGGCGGGCGCCCTGCTGATGGCCGCCGGTGTGCTGATCTACGTATGGCAGGCCGGGCACTACGGGCTCGGGATCGCCTCCTGGCAGATGGCGCTGCCGCTTGTGGTGATGGGCCTGGGCATGGGGCTGATCGTCGCGCCGCTGACCGACGCCGTCCTGTCGGAGGTGCCGCGCGAGCACGCGGGCTCGGCGTCCGGGCTGATCAACACGGTGATGCAGATGGGCAACGCGCTGGGGCTGAGCCTGGTCTCGGTCGTCTTCTTCAACGTCGTCGAGGACCACGCGGCCCAGGGCAGCGCGGCCTTCGTCGACGGGTTCCGCAGCGCGCTGCTGTGGGCCGCGGGCATCCTCGTCGGCATCTTCCTGCTGATGTTCGCCCTGCCGAGGCGGGCGGCTTCCGACGGGCCCGCCGAGACGGCGGAGCCGGACGCCGAACGGGAGCTGGTCGCGGCCCCGTAG
- a CDS encoding YafY family protein, which produces MTTPSTSPTDTPARLLQLLSLLQTPREWPGGELADRLGVSRRTVRRDIDRLRDLGYPVQATLGADGGYRLVAGKALPPLVLDDEEAVAIAVGLRAGAGHAVEGVEEASVRALAKLEQVLPGRLRHRVATLQAATLPLTSGDGATIAPGTLTVIASATAGTERLRFHYRAADGSETRRLVEPCRLVSTGRRWYLVAYDIDRAAWRTFRVDRLTEPFATGARFAPREVPDGDAAAFVRRSVSSRGAVPYELDVEFSAPAEVVAERIPAAVGPLETLPGGSGCRLRGSVPDAVEWMAVRLGMTGLDFRVRGPEELISAVRELGERMVRGAPR; this is translated from the coding sequence ATGACGACGCCAAGTACGTCCCCGACGGACACTCCGGCCCGGCTCCTCCAGTTGCTCTCCCTCCTCCAGACCCCGCGCGAATGGCCCGGCGGGGAGCTCGCCGACCGGCTCGGGGTCTCGCGCCGCACCGTCCGCCGCGACATCGACCGGCTGCGCGACCTCGGCTATCCGGTGCAGGCGACGCTGGGCGCCGACGGCGGCTACCGGCTCGTCGCGGGCAAGGCGCTGCCGCCGCTCGTGCTCGACGACGAGGAGGCGGTGGCCATCGCGGTGGGGCTGCGCGCCGGCGCCGGGCACGCCGTCGAGGGGGTGGAGGAGGCGTCGGTGCGCGCCCTCGCCAAGCTGGAGCAGGTGCTGCCGGGCCGGCTGCGGCACCGGGTCGCCACGCTCCAGGCGGCGACTCTCCCGCTGACCTCGGGGGACGGCGCCACGATCGCGCCCGGGACGCTGACGGTGATCGCCTCGGCGACGGCCGGCACGGAGCGGCTCCGCTTCCACTACCGGGCGGCCGACGGCTCCGAGACGCGCCGCCTCGTCGAACCGTGCCGGCTCGTCTCCACCGGGCGCCGCTGGTACCTCGTGGCCTACGACATCGATCGCGCCGCCTGGCGGACGTTCCGGGTCGACCGGCTGACGGAGCCGTTCGCGACCGGGGCGCGGTTCGCTCCGCGGGAGGTGCCGGACGGGGACGCGGCCGCGTTCGTGCGGCGGTCGGTGTCGTCCCGGGGGGCGGTTCCCTACGAGCTGGACGTGGAGTTCTCGGCGCCGGCGGAGGTCGTCGCCGAACGGATTCCCGCCGCGGTGGGGCCGCTGGAGACGCTGCCGGGCGGTTCCGGGTGCCGCTTGCGGGGGTCCGTGCCGGATGCCGTCGAGTGGATGGCCGTGCGGCTGGGCATGACCGGGCTCGACTTCCGCGTCCGGGGCCCCGAGGAACTGATTTCGGCTGTACGGGAGTTGGGGGAGCGCATGGTCCGGGGAGCGCCCCGTTAG
- a CDS encoding sigma-70 family RNA polymerase sigma factor translates to MATRAVARRKSAASGETDAARSVRAVGGEIADRDLVGMYLDEIARTPLLDAAREVELSQTIEAGVYAQQILDGELGDLGDSEAAGKASREELEALVAESEKAKDIFIRSNLRLVVAVARRYPRSGLPLLDLIQEGNAGLVRAVEKFDYRKGFKFSTYATWWIRQAITRSIADQSRTIRLPVHLVEELGRIRRVQREFNREHGREPEPAEIAAQLDKTTPERVTDVLDWARDPVSLNMSVDDEGETQFGDLLEDTSAVSPEQSVLTLLRSEELDDLIGRLDQRTASIIKMRYGIEDGRERTLTEVGKEHGLTRERIRQIEKHALLELKKLARDTGFDAAA, encoded by the coding sequence ATGGCAACCCGTGCCGTAGCCCGTCGTAAGTCCGCCGCCTCCGGCGAGACTGATGCGGCACGCAGTGTTCGCGCCGTAGGCGGGGAGATCGCCGACCGCGACCTGGTCGGCATGTACCTCGACGAGATCGCGCGGACACCGCTGCTCGACGCCGCCAGGGAAGTAGAGCTCTCGCAGACCATCGAGGCGGGCGTGTACGCCCAGCAGATCCTCGACGGCGAGCTCGGCGATCTCGGAGACAGCGAAGCCGCGGGGAAGGCGTCCCGCGAGGAGCTGGAGGCCCTGGTCGCGGAGTCCGAGAAGGCCAAGGACATCTTCATCCGGTCGAACCTGCGGCTGGTGGTCGCGGTGGCCCGTCGCTACCCGCGCTCCGGCCTGCCCCTGCTCGACCTGATCCAGGAGGGGAACGCCGGCCTGGTGCGCGCCGTCGAGAAGTTCGACTACCGCAAGGGCTTCAAGTTCTCGACGTACGCGACGTGGTGGATCCGTCAGGCCATCACCCGTTCCATAGCCGACCAGTCCCGCACCATCCGCCTCCCCGTCCACCTGGTCGAGGAGCTGGGCCGCATCCGCCGGGTCCAGCGCGAGTTCAACCGCGAGCACGGGCGCGAGCCGGAGCCCGCGGAGATCGCCGCGCAGCTCGACAAGACGACGCCGGAGCGCGTCACCGACGTCCTGGACTGGGCCCGCGACCCGGTCTCGCTGAACATGTCGGTGGACGACGAGGGCGAGACCCAGTTCGGGGACCTGCTGGAGGACACCTCGGCGGTCTCCCCGGAGCAGTCGGTCCTGACCCTGCTGCGCAGCGAGGAGCTGGACGATCTGATCGGCCGGCTCGACCAGCGCACCGCGTCGATCATCAAGATGCGGTACGGCATCGAGGACGGGCGCGAGCGCACCCTCACCGAGGTGGGCAAGGAGCACGGGCTCACCCGCGAGCGCATCCGGCAGATCGAGAAGCACGCCCTGCTGGAACTGAAGAAGCTGGCCCGCGACACCGGCTTCGACGCCGCGGCCTGA
- a CDS encoding N-acetyltransferase family protein: MDDATEVAVRAGREGDLAALTEIYNEYVRATPITFDTEPFTVEARRPWLRAHPEHGPHRLFVAEDGGRILGYATSSAFRPKAAYSTSVEVTVYCAPDAGGRGIGTRLYEALFEALSAEDVHRAYAGVTQPNEASVRLHARFGFRPVGTYREVGRKFGRYYDVAWFEKDLGAGRG, translated from the coding sequence ATGGATGATGCGACCGAGGTGGCGGTCAGAGCTGGGCGCGAGGGCGACCTGGCGGCGCTGACCGAGATCTACAACGAGTACGTACGCGCGACCCCGATCACCTTCGACACCGAACCGTTCACGGTGGAGGCCCGCCGGCCCTGGCTGCGGGCCCACCCCGAGCACGGCCCGCACCGCCTTTTCGTCGCGGAGGATGGCGGCCGGATTCTCGGGTACGCGACCTCGAGCGCCTTCCGGCCCAAGGCGGCGTACTCCACCTCCGTGGAGGTCACCGTGTACTGCGCGCCGGACGCCGGCGGGCGCGGGATCGGCACCCGGCTGTACGAGGCGCTGTTCGAGGCGCTGAGCGCCGAGGACGTGCACCGCGCGTACGCGGGGGTGACCCAGCCCAACGAGGCGTCCGTGCGGCTGCACGCCCGCTTCGGGTTCCGCCCGGTCGGCACCTACCGGGAGGTCGGGCGGAAGTTCGGGCGGTACTACGACGTGGCGTGGTTCGAGAAGGACCTCGGCGCCGGCCGCGGGTGA
- a CDS encoding class III extradiol ring-cleavage dioxygenase, protein MPALYLSHGAPPLADDALWPGQLAAWSAGLPRPKAILMVSAHWEEAPLALGAVETVPLVYDFWGFPEHYYQVTYAAPGAPELADSVRKLLRAPGTPVQDVPDRGLDHGAYVPLVEMYPDADIPVLQVSMPTLDPQKLMEIGRRLAPLRDEGVLIVGSGFFTHNLAALRQGGVPSWSAEFDDWGQRALDAGDVDALLDFTHKSPAGALAHPRTEHFAPLFVTMGAAEASGELGAQRSVIDGFWMGLAKRSLQFG, encoded by the coding sequence ATGCCCGCGCTCTACCTCTCCCACGGCGCCCCGCCGCTCGCCGACGACGCGCTCTGGCCCGGCCAGCTCGCCGCCTGGTCGGCCGGGCTGCCCCGCCCCAAGGCGATCCTGATGGTCTCGGCCCACTGGGAGGAGGCCCCGCTCGCCCTCGGTGCCGTCGAGACGGTTCCGCTCGTCTACGACTTCTGGGGCTTCCCCGAGCACTACTACCAGGTGACGTACGCGGCTCCGGGCGCGCCCGAACTCGCCGACTCCGTGCGCAAGCTGCTGCGGGCTCCGGGTACCCCGGTGCAGGACGTGCCCGACCGTGGCCTCGACCACGGCGCGTACGTCCCGCTCGTCGAGATGTACCCGGACGCCGACATCCCCGTCCTCCAGGTCTCCATGCCCACGCTCGACCCGCAGAAGCTGATGGAGATCGGGCGGCGGCTGGCGCCGCTGCGCGACGAGGGCGTGCTGATCGTCGGCTCCGGGTTCTTCACGCACAACCTCGCCGCGCTGCGGCAGGGCGGCGTTCCGTCGTGGTCGGCGGAGTTCGACGACTGGGGGCAGCGGGCGCTGGACGCCGGGGACGTGGACGCGCTCCTCGACTTCACGCACAAGTCGCCGGCCGGCGCGCTGGCGCATCCGCGCACCGAGCACTTCGCTCCGTTGTTCGTGACGATGGGCGCCGCGGAGGCCTCCGGCGAGCTGGGGGCGCAGCGGTCTGTGATCGACGGGTTCTGGATGGGGCTGGCTAAGCGGTCGCTGCAGTTCGGGTGA
- a CDS encoding MarR family transcriptional regulator — MEPKNSAESTEPQWLTEDEQHIWRAYLHATTLLEDHLDRQLQRDAKMPHVYFGLLVKLSESPRRRLRMTELARDAKITRSRLSHAISRLEANGWVRREDCPSDKRGQFAVLTEEGLGVLERTAPGHVAAVRHALFDRLDAEQQKSLGEIMRIVAEGLQPTEAGADLPWLR; from the coding sequence ATGGAGCCGAAGAACAGCGCGGAGAGCACCGAGCCCCAGTGGCTCACCGAGGACGAACAGCACATCTGGCGGGCGTACCTCCATGCCACCACGCTCCTGGAGGACCACCTGGACCGGCAACTCCAGCGCGACGCGAAGATGCCGCACGTCTACTTCGGGCTCCTGGTCAAGCTGAGCGAGTCCCCGCGCAGGCGGCTGCGGATGACGGAGCTGGCGCGGGACGCGAAGATCACCCGCTCCCGCCTCTCGCACGCGATCTCCCGCCTGGAGGCGAACGGCTGGGTGCGCCGCGAGGACTGCCCCTCGGACAAGCGCGGCCAGTTCGCGGTGCTCACCGAGGAGGGCCTCGGCGTCCTGGAGCGGACCGCGCCGGGCCATGTGGCCGCCGTCCGGCACGCGCTGTTCGACCGGCTCGACGCGGAACAGCAGAAGTCCCTCGGCGAGATCATGCGGATCGTCGCCGAGGGACTTCAGCCCACGGAGGCGGGGGCGGACCTCCCCTGGCTCAGGTGA
- a CDS encoding MFS transporter, translating to MGTPLPDTAPDARRWKALVFIALAQLMVVLDATIVNIALPAAQSDLGISDGNKQWVITAYALAFGGLLLFGGRIADLWGRKQTFVTGLIGFALASALGGAAQNEAMMFGARALQGLFGALLAPAALSLLAVMFTDAKERAKAFGIYGAIAGGGGAVGLILGGFLTEYLNWRWTFFVNIPFAIIAAAGALLVIREPAGGRNRSPLDIPGVLLSTLGLVSLVYGFTRAETNGWSDATTIGLFVAAAVLLAAFVAVEARVKHPLLPLRVVADRNRGGVYASLGLAVIGMFGLFLFLTYYLQVVKGFSPVKTGFAFLPMIAGMITGSTQIGARLMTRVPPRLLMGPGFLVAALGMGLLTQLTVDASYPALILPAQLLLGLGMGTAFMPAMSLATIGVEARDAGVASAMVNTSQQVGGAIGTALLNTIAASATTAYLADHAAGARNAQLLQAQGLVSGYTHAIWWAVGILLVSATIAFTLVNTGVPGVGAASATSGSGDEDGVEDEFKVPVIAH from the coding sequence GTGGGTACGCCCTTGCCTGACACGGCACCCGACGCGCGGCGCTGGAAGGCACTCGTCTTCATCGCGCTCGCCCAGCTGATGGTGGTCCTCGACGCCACCATCGTGAACATCGCCCTGCCGGCCGCCCAGAGCGACCTCGGCATATCCGACGGCAACAAGCAGTGGGTCATCACGGCCTACGCGCTCGCCTTCGGCGGCCTGCTCCTGTTCGGCGGGCGCATCGCCGACCTGTGGGGCCGCAAGCAGACCTTCGTCACCGGCCTGATCGGCTTCGCCCTCGCCTCCGCGCTCGGCGGTGCCGCGCAGAACGAGGCCATGATGTTCGGCGCCCGAGCCCTCCAGGGCCTCTTCGGCGCGCTGCTCGCCCCGGCCGCGCTCTCCCTGCTCGCCGTGATGTTCACGGACGCCAAGGAGCGCGCCAAGGCGTTCGGCATCTACGGTGCGATCGCCGGTGGCGGTGGCGCCGTCGGCCTGATCCTCGGCGGTTTCCTCACCGAGTACCTGAACTGGCGCTGGACGTTCTTCGTGAACATCCCGTTCGCGATCATCGCCGCCGCCGGTGCCCTGCTCGTCATCCGTGAGCCGGCCGGCGGCCGCAACCGCTCGCCGCTCGACATCCCCGGCGTGCTGCTCTCCACGCTCGGCCTGGTCTCGCTCGTCTACGGCTTCACGCGCGCCGAGACCAACGGCTGGTCCGACGCCACCACCATCGGCCTGTTCGTCGCCGCGGCCGTGCTGCTGGCCGCCTTCGTCGCCGTCGAGGCCCGGGTCAAGCACCCGCTCCTGCCGCTGCGCGTCGTCGCCGACCGCAACCGCGGCGGTGTCTACGCCTCGCTCGGTCTCGCCGTGATCGGCATGTTCGGCCTGTTCCTCTTCCTGACCTACTACCTCCAGGTCGTGAAGGGCTTCTCGCCGGTCAAGACCGGCTTCGCGTTCCTGCCGATGATCGCGGGCATGATCACGGGCTCGACCCAGATCGGCGCCCGTCTGATGACCCGGGTGCCGCCGCGCCTGCTGATGGGCCCGGGCTTCCTGGTCGCCGCGCTCGGCATGGGCCTGCTGACCCAGCTGACGGTCGACGCGTCCTACCCGGCCCTGATCCTGCCGGCCCAGCTGCTGCTCGGCCTCGGCATGGGTACGGCGTTCATGCCCGCCATGTCGCTCGCCACGATCGGCGTCGAGGCTCGGGACGCGGGTGTCGCCTCCGCGATGGTCAACACCTCGCAGCAGGTCGGCGGCGCCATCGGCACCGCGCTGCTGAACACGATCGCCGCCTCGGCCACCACCGCGTACCTGGCCGACCACGCCGCGGGCGCCCGCAACGCGCAGCTGCTGCAGGCCCAGGGCCTGGTGAGCGGCTACACCCACGCCATCTGGTGGGCCGTCGGCATCCTGCTGGTCTCGGCGACGATCGCCTTCACCCTCGTCAACACCGGTGTCCCGGGCGTCGGCGCGGCCTCGGCCACGTCCGGTTCCGGCGACGAGGACGGTGTCGAGGACGAGTTCAAGGTGCCGGTGATCGCGCACTGA
- a CDS encoding TetR/AcrR family transcriptional regulator, which yields MATAPVTEQPQRRVPRPRADAVRNRERIVAAARELLVEHGTELPLDEVARRAGVGNATLYRNFKDRSELLHHVVLTVTDHVTDHAERALAAEEAGEDSFEVLRGFVHAAADERIGALCPLLNATFDKDHPEVVASLDRLTAAIEDLIGRAHAAGRLRPDVGVGDLMVALSQLTRPLPGTACLGFDRYVHRHLQLFLDGLMTPARSELPGEAATLEDLRQD from the coding sequence GTGGCCACCGCCCCCGTGACCGAGCAGCCGCAGCGCCGCGTCCCGCGCCCGCGGGCCGACGCCGTGCGCAACCGGGAGCGGATCGTGGCCGCCGCGCGCGAGCTGCTGGTCGAGCACGGGACGGAGCTCCCGCTCGACGAGGTGGCCCGGCGCGCGGGCGTCGGCAACGCCACGCTCTACCGGAACTTCAAGGACCGTTCAGAGCTGCTGCACCACGTCGTCCTGACGGTCACCGACCATGTGACGGACCACGCGGAGCGGGCACTCGCCGCCGAGGAAGCCGGCGAGGACTCCTTCGAGGTGCTGCGCGGTTTCGTGCACGCCGCGGCGGACGAGCGCATCGGCGCGCTGTGTCCGCTGCTCAACGCGACCTTCGACAAGGACCACCCCGAGGTGGTCGCCTCCCTGGACCGGCTCACCGCCGCCATCGAGGACCTCATCGGCCGCGCCCACGCGGCCGGGCGGCTGCGCCCCGACGTCGGCGTCGGGGACCTGATGGTCGCCCTCTCCCAGCTCACCAGGCCGCTGCCGGGCACGGCATGCCTGGGCTTCGACCGCTACGTCCACCGTCATCTCCAGCTGTTCCTCGACGGCCTGATGACACCCGCCCGCTCGGAACTCCCGGGTGAGGCCGCGACCTTGGAGGACCTCCGCCAGGACTAG
- a CDS encoding M6 family metalloprotease domain-containing protein: protein MRQQIRRGRRGALLAGATAVALALTMTASTGRTVDSRTTAAGPVALARATSLGSCMIRGTLGVQMSEGVPTASGYARSTGTVHALNLMVDFPDAPGEDSATDRLAEFFPQTQRWFATASYGKLDYVPEAPVEHWLRMPKAFSAYGIERGAPFDPGYRELVDDIVATADPDVDFRDYDLVNILVTPNAGPSALDTVLSVTFAGNHDAPVADGVPLSNVSFVYSRQDDGSGSYAETGYRVLPHENGHVFGLPDLYTQDGGGAVGHWDIMSEDWGVGNDLLGWHKWKLGWLDDSQIRCAAQPGTTQHVLSPMGAQGGGTKMAFVPLTGRTGYAVEVRTPGGNDEAVCRPGVLIYRVDADVDTGHGPVTVEDATPDSGGCTRRPNVHAELSDATWRPGEVFRDRRSGVRIAVTGVDASGDYRVSVTRK, encoded by the coding sequence ATGCGGCAGCAGATACGCAGGGGCCGGCGCGGCGCGCTGCTCGCCGGGGCCACCGCCGTGGCCCTCGCGCTGACCATGACCGCCAGCACCGGCCGGACCGTCGACAGCCGCACGACCGCCGCGGGACCGGTGGCACTCGCCCGGGCCACCTCCCTCGGCTCCTGCATGATCCGCGGAACCCTCGGCGTCCAGATGTCGGAGGGCGTCCCGACCGCCTCCGGCTACGCCCGCTCCACCGGCACCGTCCACGCGCTCAACCTGATGGTCGACTTCCCCGACGCCCCCGGTGAGGACAGCGCCACGGACCGGCTCGCGGAGTTCTTCCCGCAGACCCAGCGCTGGTTCGCCACCGCCTCGTACGGAAAGCTCGACTACGTCCCCGAGGCCCCGGTCGAGCACTGGCTGCGGATGCCGAAGGCGTTCAGCGCGTACGGGATAGAGCGCGGCGCCCCCTTCGACCCCGGCTACCGCGAGCTGGTCGACGACATCGTGGCGACCGCCGACCCGGACGTGGACTTCCGTGACTACGACCTCGTGAACATCCTCGTCACCCCGAACGCCGGGCCGTCCGCCCTGGACACCGTGCTGTCCGTGACCTTCGCCGGCAACCACGACGCCCCCGTCGCCGACGGGGTGCCGCTGTCGAACGTGTCCTTCGTGTACTCCCGGCAGGACGACGGCTCCGGCTCCTACGCGGAGACCGGCTACCGCGTCCTGCCGCACGAGAACGGGCACGTCTTCGGGCTGCCCGACCTCTACACCCAGGACGGCGGGGGCGCCGTCGGGCACTGGGACATCATGAGCGAGGACTGGGGCGTGGGGAACGATCTGCTCGGCTGGCACAAGTGGAAGCTGGGCTGGCTCGACGACTCCCAGATCCGCTGCGCCGCCCAGCCCGGCACCACCCAGCACGTGCTCTCGCCGATGGGGGCGCAGGGCGGCGGTACGAAGATGGCGTTCGTGCCGCTGACGGGGAGAACCGGGTACGCGGTGGAGGTGCGCACGCCCGGCGGCAACGACGAGGCGGTGTGCCGGCCCGGGGTGCTGATCTACCGCGTCGACGCCGACGTCGACACCGGGCACGGGCCCGTCACCGTGGAGGACGCGACGCCGGACTCCGGGGGCTGCACGCGCCGCCCCAACGTCCACGCCGAACTCTCCGACGCGACGTGGCGGCCCGGGGAAGTGTTCCGGGACCGCAGGTCGGGGGTCCGCATCGCGGTCACCGGGGTGGACGCGTCCGGCGACTACCGGGTATCGGTGACCCGGAAATAG